Proteins from one Meriones unguiculatus strain TT.TT164.6M chromosome 10, Bangor_MerUng_6.1, whole genome shotgun sequence genomic window:
- the LOC132657124 gene encoding late cornified envelope protein 1A-like, whose amino-acid sequence MSCQQSQQQCQPPPKCPPKCPPKCQTPKCPPKCPPKCPPVSSCCSLGSGGCCGSSSGGCCSSGGGGCCLSHHRPRRSLRRHRHSSGCCSSGGSSGCCGSSGGSSGCCGSSGGSSGCCGSSGGRSGCCGSSGGSSGCCGSSGGSSCGGSSGGSQQSGGCC is encoded by the coding sequence ATGTCCTGCCAGCAGAGCCAGCAGCAATGCCAGCCCCCTCCCAAGTGCCCTCCCAAGTGCCCTCCCAAGTGCCAGACCCCAAAATGTCCCCCTAAGTGCCCTCCCAAGTGCCCGCCTGTGTCTTCCTGCTGTAGCCTGGGTTCTGGGGGCTGCTGTGGCTCCAGCTCTGGGGGCTGCTGCAGCTCTGGGGGTGGTGGCTGCTGCCTGAGCCACCACAGGCCCCGCAGATCTCTGCGTCGCCATCGTCACAGCTCTGGATGCTGTAGCAGTGGGGGAAGCAGTGGCTGCTGTGGCAGCAGTGGGGGAAGCAGTGGCTGCTGTGGTAGCAGTGGGGGAAGCAGTGGCTGCTGTGGCAGCAGTGGGGGAAGAAGTGGCTGCTGTGGCAGCAGTGGTGGAAGCAGTGGCTGCTGTGGTAGCAGTGGGGGCAGCAGCTGTGGTGGCAGCAGTGGTGGCAGCCAGCAGTCTGGGGGCTGCTGCTGA